A stretch of Myroides oncorhynchi DNA encodes these proteins:
- a CDS encoding 50S ribosomal protein L25/general stress protein Ctc: protein MKSITIKGSERESVGKVSTKALRNAGLVPCVLYGGTEAAVHFSAEEKAFKNLVYTPNVHTVVIELEGGKTFNAILQDIQFHPVSDEILHIDFYQLHEDKEITLEVPVKLNGNAKGVMAGGVLNLNLRKLKVRALPANLPDFVEVNISHLEMGNKLYVTDVAVNNYKLLHTDNTVICQVRISRAAMKAAQEAAKAAKTPAKKK from the coding sequence ATGAAATCAATTACGATTAAAGGATCAGAAAGAGAAAGCGTAGGTAAAGTATCAACTAAAGCCTTACGTAATGCTGGATTGGTACCTTGCGTGTTATACGGAGGAACTGAAGCAGCTGTGCACTTTTCAGCAGAAGAGAAAGCATTCAAAAATTTAGTTTACACTCCAAACGTACACACAGTGGTAATTGAATTGGAAGGTGGAAAAACTTTCAACGCTATCTTACAAGATATCCAATTTCACCCAGTATCTGATGAAATCTTACACATTGATTTCTACCAATTACACGAGGATAAAGAAATTACATTAGAAGTTCCTGTTAAGCTTAACGGAAATGCTAAAGGTGTAATGGCTGGAGGTGTATTAAACTTAAACTTACGTAAATTAAAAGTAAGAGCTTTACCAGCTAACTTACCTGATTTCGTTGAAGTAAACATCTCTCATTTAGAAATGGGTAACAAATTATATGTTACTGACGTTGCTGTTAACAATTATAAATTGTTACACACTGATAACACTGTAATCTGTCAAGTAAGAATTTCTCGTGCAGCTATGAAAGCAGCTCAAGAAGCAGCAAAAGCAGCAAAAACTCCTGCAAAGAAAAAATAA
- the pth gene encoding aminoacyl-tRNA hydrolase encodes MKKFLIIGLGNIGAEYINTRHNIGFKVVDEIARELGGDWQTVKLGSLAEVKVKGRTLLLLKPNTYMNLSGKAVQYWMEKEKIPVENILVITDDLNLAFGTIRIKAKGSDGGHNGLKSIQATLNSAAYPRFRFGISDEFKKGQQVDYVLGVWDDKEKELLPERLKIASKAIQEFALAGLNNAMNTYNGK; translated from the coding sequence ATGAAGAAGTTTTTAATTATCGGATTAGGAAATATAGGTGCTGAATATATTAATACACGTCATAATATCGGGTTTAAGGTAGTAGACGAAATAGCGAGAGAACTTGGTGGTGACTGGCAAACTGTAAAACTAGGAAGTTTAGCTGAAGTGAAGGTTAAAGGAAGAACACTGTTACTTCTTAAACCTAATACTTATATGAACCTTAGTGGGAAGGCTGTGCAGTATTGGATGGAGAAGGAAAAGATACCTGTTGAGAATATACTTGTCATTACAGATGATTTGAATCTTGCTTTTGGTACAATCAGGATTAAAGCAAAAGGATCTGACGGAGGACACAACGGACTTAAGAGTATACAAGCTACATTAAACTCAGCAGCATACCCACGTTTTAGATTTGGGATTAGTGATGAATTTAAGAAAGGACAGCAAGTAGATTATGTTTTGGGAGTATGGGACGATAAGGAGAAAGAACTTCTACCAGAACGTCTTAAAATAGCCTCTAAGGCAATACAAGAGTTTGCTCTTGCAGGACTTAACAATGCTATGAATACTTATAATGGAAAGTAA